The following coding sequences lie in one Oncorhynchus nerka isolate Pitt River linkage group LG14, Oner_Uvic_2.0, whole genome shotgun sequence genomic window:
- the LOC115141841 gene encoding RNA polymerase II-associated factor 1 homolog, translated as MAPTIQTQAQRDSDGHRSSSHRTVPERSGVVCRVKYCNSLPDIPFDPKFITYPFDQHRFVQYKATSLEKQHKHELLTEPDLGVTIDLINPDTYRVDPSILLDPADEKLLEEDITAPSSSKRSQQHAKVVPWMRKTEYISTEFNRYGVSNEKVEVKIGVSVKQQFTEEEIYKDRDSQIAAIEKTFEDAQKPIAQHYSKPRVTPVEVMPVFPDFKMWINPCAQVIFDSDPAPKDMSAPQGVEMMSQAMIRGMMDEEGNQFVAYFLPNEETIRKRKRDVDEELDYMPDDLYDYKIAREYNWNVKNKASKGYEENYFFIFRDGDGVYYNELETRVRLSKRRAKAGAQSTTNAVLVCKHRDMNDKELEAQDARKAQLENHEPEDEEEDMDLGKLQDSGDEKGSESEGDNSDSDSDREDEDGKRSGAEDDEEGVKRRRKASGSGSESGEEEVKLADEVEIFGSDDDSDDDDNEPKNGAARSSGEERSGSEEEKRSHRERSRSVSPAHSSGSDHSEGGRAQSGSGSEQASDSSDGSDSE; from the exons ATGGCTCCAACTATCCAGACACAAGCACAGCGAGACTCAGACGGTCACAG GAGTTCATCACACAGAACTGTTCCAGAGAG GTCTGGAGTGGTCTGTCGGGTAAAGTACTGCAACAGCCTGCCTGACATCCCATTTGATCCCAAATTCATCACATATCCATTTGACCAGCACAG GTTTGTGCAGTACAAGGCTACGTCGTTAGAGAAGCAACACAAACACGAACTGCTTACTGAGCCTGACCTTGGCGTCACCATCGACCTCATTAACCCAGACACCTACCGCGTCGACCCCAGCA TTCTTCTTGATCCAGCTGATGAGAAGTTATTGGAGGAAGACATCACAGCTCCATCCAGCTCGAAAAG ATCTCAGCAGCACGCCAAGGTGGTCCCGTGGATGAGAAAGACTGAGTACATCTCTACAGAGTTCAACAGATATGGTGTCTCCAATGAGAAAGTGGAAGTCAA GATCGGTGTGTCTGTCAAACAGCAGTTCACAGAGGAGGAGATATACAAGGATAGGGACAGCCAGATTGCTGCAATTGAAAAGACCTTTGAGGATGCACAGAAACCG ATTGCCCAGCACTACAGTAAACCCAGAGTCACTCCTGTGGAGGTGATGCCTGTGTTCCCTGACTTCAAG ATGTGGATCAACCCGTGTGCTCAGGTAATCTTCGACTCTGATCCTGCTCCTAAAGACATGTCAGCACCCCAGGGTGTGGAGATGATGTCACAGGCCATGATTAG AGGTATGATGGATGAGGAAGGAAACCAGTTTGTGGCCTACTTCCTGCCCAATGAGGAAACGATTCGCAAGCGCAAGAGAGACGTGGATGAGGAGCTGGACTACATGCCTGATGATCT gtATGACTATAAGATAGCCAGGGAGTACAACTGGAATGTGAAGAATAAAGCCAGCAAGGGCTACGAGGAGAACTACTTCTTTATCttcagagatggagatggagtctACTACAACGAGCTGGAGACCAG AGTACGGCTGAGCAAGAGGAGAGCTAAGGCTGGAGCCCAGTCTACTACAAACGCTGTGCTGGTGTGTAAGCACAGAGACATGAATGACAAGGAGCTGGAAGCACAG GATGCGCGTAAGGCTCAGCTGGAGAACCATGAACCAGAGGACGAAGAAGAGGACATGGACTTGGGTAAACTGCAGGACTCTG GTGATGAGAAGGGCAGCGAGAGCGAGGGAGACAACTCTGACAGTGACTCTGACAGGGAGGATGAGGATGGAAAGCGGAGTGGAGCTGAGGATGATGAAGAGGGAGTGAAGCGGAGGAGGAAGGCCAGTGGTAGCGGCAGTGAGAGTGGCGAGGAGGAGGTCAAGCTGGCGGATGAGGTGGAGATCTTCGGTAGCGACGACGACAGTGATGACGACGACAACGAGCCCAAGAATGGAGCAGCCCGGagcagtggggaggagaggagtgggagcgaggaggagaagaggagccaTAGGGAGAGGAGTAGGAGCGTGTCTCCGGCCCACAGTAGCGGTAGTGACCACTCAGAGGGTGGCCGTGCCCAGAGCGGGAGTGGCAGTGAGCAGGCCTCCGACTCCAGCGACGGCAGTGACAGTGAATAA
- the LOC115141842 gene encoding glia maturation factor gamma-like, which translates to MPALPYCMCYNIKEINNILRVRQHPVTSSWPRRNYLYNTTVSLQTRTQNKTSSRMSSSLVVCEVDESLKEKLKKFRFQKETNNAAILMKIDMEKQLVIQEEEYEDISLDDLRNELPERQPRFIVYSYKYIHTDGRVSYPLCFIFSSPVGCKPEQQMMYAGSKNQLVSAAELTKVFETRNIDDLSEEWLINKLSFFR; encoded by the exons ATGCCTGCCCTTCCCTACTGTATGTGCTACAACATAAAAGAGATCAACAACATCTTGAGAGTCAGACAGCATCCTGTCACAAGCAGTTGGCCGAGGAGGAACTACCTTTACAATACGACAGTGTCTTTGCAGACAAGAACCCAAAACAAAACCTCTTCTAGAATG TCAAGCTCTTTGGTTGTGTGCGAGGTGGATGAGAGTCTGAAAGAAAAACTGAAGAAGTTTAGATTTCAAAAAGAGACCAACAATGCAGCCATCCTGA TGAAAATTGACATGGAGAAACAGCTTGTGATCCAGGAGGAAGAGTATGAG GACATCTCCCTGGATGACCTGAGGAATGAACTTCCAGAGCGGCAGCCAAGAT TCATTGTTTACAGTTACAAATACATCCATACAGATGGCAGGGTGTCCTACCCGCTGTGTTTCATATTCTCAAGTCCAGTGG GGTGCAAGCCTGAGCAGCAAATGATGTACGCAGGTAGCAAGAACCAACTGGTCTCCGCAGCAGAGCTCACAAAG GTTTTTGAGACGCGAAACATAGATGACTTGTCTGAAGAGTGGCTGATAAACAAACTGTCTTTCTTTCGCTGA